A single region of the Chrysoperla carnea chromosome 5, inChrCarn1.1, whole genome shotgun sequence genome encodes:
- the LOC123299825 gene encoding tafazzin isoform X2: MGYSIDWIVPHLRKPSTKLWDIASSFTFVCVGIFTKIVIEWLNRTKIYNRHIIDNALDRPPNVPLITISNHHSCFDDPGLWGTLKIKHLFSRKTMRWSLAAHDICFTNTWHSYFFMLGKCIPVVRGDGVYQQAVDLCIERVKKGDWLHVFPEGKVNMTKETMRFKWGIGRIIYESEVPPIIVPIWHEGMDQVLPNEPPYVLRLGKKLTFNFGKPLDLTHLVKELRARNAPDVEARKTITDYIQDEMMKLKYETLKLHKDFVEAS; the protein is encoded by the exons ATGGGGTACAGTATTGATTGGATAGTGCCCCATTTGCGTAAGCCATCAACGAAACTATGGGATATAGCTAGCTCATTTACATTTGTATGTGTGggaatatttactaaaattgtgATAG AATGGCTGAATCgtacaaaaatatacaacagaCATATTATTGACAATGCTTTGGACCGTCCACCAAATGTTCCTTTAATCACAATATCAAATCATCATTCATGTTTCGACGATCCTGGTCTTTGgggtacattaaaaattaagcaTTTATTTAGTCGTAAAACGATGCGATGGTCGTTAGCAGCGCATGATATATGTTTTACGAACACATGGCattcgtatttttttatgttaggcAAATGCATACCAGTTGTAAGAGGAGATGGAGTTTATCAACAAGCAGTTGATTTATGTATTGAACGAGTGAAAAAAGGTGACTGGTTACATGTATTTCCTGAAGGTAAAGTTAATATGACCAAAGAAACAATGCGATTTAAATGGGGTATTGGAAGAATAATATATGAATCAGAAGTACCCCCAATAATAGTACCAATTTGGCATGAAGGTATGGATCAAGTGCTTCCAAATGAACCTCCATATGTTTTACGATTAGGAAAAAagttaacatttaattttggtaAACCATTGGATTTAACACATTTGGTTAAAGAATTACGAGCAAGAAATGCACCTGATGTTGAAGCACGAAAAACTATCACTGATTATATTCAAGATGaaatgatgaaattaaaatatgaaacattAAAACTACACAAGGATTTCGTTGAAGCATCTTga
- the LOC123299825 gene encoding tafazzin isoform X1 codes for MGYSIDWIVPHLRKPSTKLWDIASSFTFVCVGIFTKIVIGVPITEWLNRTKIYNRHIIDNALDRPPNVPLITISNHHSCFDDPGLWGTLKIKHLFSRKTMRWSLAAHDICFTNTWHSYFFMLGKCIPVVRGDGVYQQAVDLCIERVKKGDWLHVFPEGKVNMTKETMRFKWGIGRIIYESEVPPIIVPIWHEGMDQVLPNEPPYVLRLGKKLTFNFGKPLDLTHLVKELRARNAPDVEARKTITDYIQDEMMKLKYETLKLHKDFVEAS; via the exons ATGGGGTACAGTATTGATTGGATAGTGCCCCATTTGCGTAAGCCATCAACGAAACTATGGGATATAGCTAGCTCATTTACATTTGTATGTGTGggaatatttactaaaattgtgATAG GGGTTCCTATTACAGAATGGCTGAATCgtacaaaaatatacaacagaCATATTATTGACAATGCTTTGGACCGTCCACCAAATGTTCCTTTAATCACAATATCAAATCATCATTCATGTTTCGACGATCCTGGTCTTTGgggtacattaaaaattaagcaTTTATTTAGTCGTAAAACGATGCGATGGTCGTTAGCAGCGCATGATATATGTTTTACGAACACATGGCattcgtatttttttatgttaggcAAATGCATACCAGTTGTAAGAGGAGATGGAGTTTATCAACAAGCAGTTGATTTATGTATTGAACGAGTGAAAAAAGGTGACTGGTTACATGTATTTCCTGAAGGTAAAGTTAATATGACCAAAGAAACAATGCGATTTAAATGGGGTATTGGAAGAATAATATATGAATCAGAAGTACCCCCAATAATAGTACCAATTTGGCATGAAGGTATGGATCAAGTGCTTCCAAATGAACCTCCATATGTTTTACGATTAGGAAAAAagttaacatttaattttggtaAACCATTGGATTTAACACATTTGGTTAAAGAATTACGAGCAAGAAATGCACCTGATGTTGAAGCACGAAAAACTATCACTGATTATATTCAAGATGaaatgatgaaattaaaatatgaaacattAAAACTACACAAGGATTTCGTTGAAGCATCTTga